CGGTTTTGCAGCCGCGCCGTTTTTCAGGTTGGCTTCCAGCACATTCCGGGCGGCGTTGAGTTTACCCCCTTCAAACCAGGAAACGGCGCCATTCGAAAAGTTTTCATGAACCACCTGCGTGAAAGGTGCATCCCAGGCAACACGGTTGGCCTGACGGCTCCAGAATTCTTCTCGGTGTTCTATGGACTGGCGGTAAAATAAATGATATTCCTGAAGGCTGTCTGGAAACTTCTCGGGGAACAGGCCTTGATTCCCGGTCTCCACCATATCTTTGATTGAACTGTCCTGAGCCATCTAAAACTCCCCGGCAAAAGTAAAGGAGAAAAAAAGAATGGAAAATGCGTTGCGCATACTTCCATAAGATAATCATTTCAAGGATTTGACAGCAAAGGAAAACGGCGGATGGGGGAAGACATTTATATTACTCCGACAGTCCTTCTTGCCTGAAAAATGCCAAGAATGTTGCCGGCTTAACATTTATTGATGGGTACGTTTTACACAGGAGCGGGTAAATGAACAGACCAGCCCACGCTTTTGAACTCACAACAAACCTAAATAAACACACCATGTGTGTATTCCCATTATGTCTCAAAATAATGTTTGAATGAGGTGGAGCATGAACGCCATAGAATTCCAAGCTACAGTCAAGGACGGAATCATTAAAGTCCCCCGAAAATATCTCAAGGAACTCTCAACTCGCGTGCGCGTGATCTTGTTGGCAGAAGAATCACCCAAGTCCACATTAAATTTAATTGACCACCTGCTCGCACATCCAGTCCGAGTGCAAGGTTTCAGTCCCTTGAAAAGAGAACAAATATAAGCCAGATAGTCATGACGATTTCTGCTTTATTGATACGAACATCTGGCTGTACGCCTTCATCGGAAGAGATGACCCGTCCAAGTCGTCAATTGCACGCGCGCTGATTCAGAAGACCGAATGTACAGTGAGCATTCAGGTAACGAAGTTTGCGTCAATTTGCTAAAGCGTGGTATAAAAAATATTCAACGATCTAACTCCTGAAATAATTGATCAACTGAAGAGACTTTATGAAGTTCTTTACCTTCTTCTGATTTGTGAAGAGTATCAGAAGTCAAGTCGTTGGGTATTTTAATATCAAAAGGTATACCTCTTCTTAAAGTTACTTGAGTAAGAAAAAGAGTGATTGCTTCAGACATGGAGATGTTGAGTTTCCTGAAAATATTTTGCGCTTTATTCTTAATATCAGGATCAATACGCGCTTGAATTGTCACAGTTTTAGCCATGATTTTACTCCTTCAAATATCGTTGTACTATCAATGTCAGTACAATGAATATACATAAAATTCATGCGGAAATCAATATATTACTCCCTATGGAATATTTTCCTTGACAGGGCGTACTTAATTGCGTACGTTATTTGAGAAACATGGAGGAAATCATTTATATGAAAACTATTGCTGTTACAAAAGCGAGATCGAATCTCTATAAATTGATCGATGAAGTTTCCACGGGTAAAGAGCCTATCTATATTACGGGCAAACGTTCAAATGCTGTTTTGATTTCAGAAGATGATTGGCGTGCCATTCAGGAGACACTCTACCTTTTATCAATCCCCGGTATGCGAGAATCGATTAAAGAAGGACTTGAAGCTCCTGTAAACGAATGCTCTGAGGATATTCAATGGTAGAGTGGAAGCTGGTTTATACTATACAAG
The Candidatus Latescibacter sp. DNA segment above includes these coding regions:
- a CDS encoding type II toxin-antitoxin system Phd/YefM family antitoxin, with product MKTIAVTKARSNLYKLIDEVSTGKEPIYITGKRSNAVLISEDDWRAIQETLYLLSIPGMRESIKEGLEAPVNECSEDIQW
- a CDS encoding type II toxin-antitoxin system RelB/DinJ family antitoxin, with the translated sequence MAKTVTIQARIDPDIKNKAQNIFRKLNISMSEAITLFLTQVTLRRGIPFDIKIPNDLTSDTLHKSEEGKELHKVSSVDQLFQELDR